A region from the Lycium barbarum isolate Lr01 chromosome 8, ASM1917538v2, whole genome shotgun sequence genome encodes:
- the LOC132605840 gene encoding serine/threonine-protein phosphatase PP1 isozyme 1 isoform X1, producing the protein MAQNEQNSNNHQGLIEPAILDDIINRLLELRNARTVRQVQLSEAEIRSLCTASREIFLQQPNLLELEAPIKICGDIHGQYGDLLRLFEYGGFPPEANYLFLGDYVDRGKQSLETICLLLAYKIKYPENFFLLRGNHECASINRIYGFYDECKRRFNVKLWKCFTECFNCLPVAALIDEKILCMHGGLSPELTNLDQIRNLPRPTDVPDSGLLCDLLWSDPSREVKGWGMNDRGVSYTFGPDKVAEFLMQHDMDLVCRAHQVVEDGYEFFAERQLVTIFSAPNYCGEFDNAGAMMSVDESLMCSFQILKPADRKPRFL; encoded by the exons ATGGCACAAAATGAGCAGAATAGTAATAATCATCAAGGGTTAATAGAGCCTGCAATTCTTGATGATATAATTAACAGGTTATTGGAGTTAAGGAATGCAAGAACTGTTAGGCAGGTTCAGCTATCTGAAGCTGAGATCCGTTCCCTTTGTACTGCTTCAAGGGAAATCTTCCTTCAACAACCTAATCTCCTTGAACTTGAAGCCCCCATCAAGATCTGTG GTGACATCCATGGCCAGTATGGTGATCTTTTGAGGCTTTTTGAATACGGGGGATTTCCTCCTGAGGCTAATTATTTGTTTTTAGGGGATTATGTGGACCGTGGCAAACAGAGTTTGGAAACAATATGCCTTCTACTTGCATACAAAATTAAATATCCTGAGAACTTCTTTCTCTTGAGAGGAAATCATGAATGTGCTTCTATTAATCGGATTTACGGATTCTATGATGAATGTAAGCGCCGATTTAACGTGAAGCTGTGGAAATGCTTCACCGAATGTTTCAATTGTCTTCCCGTTGCTGCTCTCATAGACGAGAAAATACTCTGCATGCATGGTGGTCTTTCTCCAGAACTAACAAATTTAGATCAGATAAGAAATTTACCTCGTCCAACTGATGTTCCAGATTCTGGTTTGCTGTGTGATTTACTTTGGTCAGATCCTAGCCGTGAAGTCAAAGGTTGGGGAATGAATGATAGGGGAGTTTCATATACTTTTGGTCCTGATAAGGTCGCTGAATTCTTGATGCAACATGATATGGACCTTGTTTGTCGTGCCCATCAG GTTGTTGAAGATGGTTATGAATTTTTTGCTGAAAGGCAGCTAGTGACGATATTTTCGGCCCCAAACTACTGTGGTGAATTTGACAATGCTGGTGCAATGATGAGTGTTGATGAAAGTTTAATGTGCTCGTTCCAGATACTGAAGCCAGCAGATAGAAAGCCTCGGTTTTTATGA
- the LOC132605840 gene encoding serine/threonine-protein phosphatase PP1 isozyme 1 isoform X2: MAQNEQNSNNHQGLIEPAILDDIINRLLELRNARTVRQVQLSEAEIRSLCTASREIFLQQPNLLELEAPIKICGDYVDRGKQSLETICLLLAYKIKYPENFFLLRGNHECASINRIYGFYDECKRRFNVKLWKCFTECFNCLPVAALIDEKILCMHGGLSPELTNLDQIRNLPRPTDVPDSGLLCDLLWSDPSREVKGWGMNDRGVSYTFGPDKVAEFLMQHDMDLVCRAHQVVEDGYEFFAERQLVTIFSAPNYCGEFDNAGAMMSVDESLMCSFQILKPADRKPRFL, encoded by the exons ATGGCACAAAATGAGCAGAATAGTAATAATCATCAAGGGTTAATAGAGCCTGCAATTCTTGATGATATAATTAACAGGTTATTGGAGTTAAGGAATGCAAGAACTGTTAGGCAGGTTCAGCTATCTGAAGCTGAGATCCGTTCCCTTTGTACTGCTTCAAGGGAAATCTTCCTTCAACAACCTAATCTCCTTGAACTTGAAGCCCCCATCAAGATCTGTG GGGATTATGTGGACCGTGGCAAACAGAGTTTGGAAACAATATGCCTTCTACTTGCATACAAAATTAAATATCCTGAGAACTTCTTTCTCTTGAGAGGAAATCATGAATGTGCTTCTATTAATCGGATTTACGGATTCTATGATGAATGTAAGCGCCGATTTAACGTGAAGCTGTGGAAATGCTTCACCGAATGTTTCAATTGTCTTCCCGTTGCTGCTCTCATAGACGAGAAAATACTCTGCATGCATGGTGGTCTTTCTCCAGAACTAACAAATTTAGATCAGATAAGAAATTTACCTCGTCCAACTGATGTTCCAGATTCTGGTTTGCTGTGTGATTTACTTTGGTCAGATCCTAGCCGTGAAGTCAAAGGTTGGGGAATGAATGATAGGGGAGTTTCATATACTTTTGGTCCTGATAAGGTCGCTGAATTCTTGATGCAACATGATATGGACCTTGTTTGTCGTGCCCATCAG GTTGTTGAAGATGGTTATGAATTTTTTGCTGAAAGGCAGCTAGTGACGATATTTTCGGCCCCAAACTACTGTGGTGAATTTGACAATGCTGGTGCAATGATGAGTGTTGATGAAAGTTTAATGTGCTCGTTCCAGATACTGAAGCCAGCAGATAGAAAGCCTCGGTTTTTATGA